The following proteins come from a genomic window of Sphaerisporangium rubeum:
- a CDS encoding TauD/TfdA family dioxygenase, with translation MQPFHVFSDAERDELRGVLGAVAGNPYDGYEDFARAVAAAPAPAFFADICRRIRRERDEGISDTHVLRDCPMDDDVPELELDDPVADKYRKKRTFVGEAFLQMFSHLAGTPLMAYGSRNNGDFFTDVIAINRYSGMQTGFSDSELVFHNDRTAHWARADYIALLGMRCPEEEVIYTTFVSGRSLLACLTEEQQEALRKPDFYTPFDVFSRDTNLRQQISEDHPILENDHSFRYVETHTTVTPGAPAAAKDALIAMKNALWRADKQRHRLMRGDLLLFANQDGLHSRDRIEILDADRARTRWLLKTYSFRDQEARDRYAGRWLGGVPGRIAD, from the coding sequence ATGCAGCCATTCCATGTGTTCAGCGACGCGGAGCGTGACGAGCTCCGCGGTGTTCTCGGCGCCGTCGCCGGGAACCCCTACGACGGTTACGAGGATTTCGCTCGCGCGGTGGCCGCGGCCCCCGCGCCGGCGTTCTTCGCCGACATCTGCCGGCGGATCAGGCGGGAACGGGACGAAGGGATCTCCGACACCCACGTCCTGCGCGACTGCCCCATGGACGACGACGTGCCTGAGCTGGAGCTCGACGACCCGGTGGCCGACAAGTACCGCAAGAAGCGGACGTTCGTCGGCGAGGCGTTCCTCCAGATGTTCTCCCACCTGGCCGGCACCCCGCTGATGGCGTACGGCAGCCGCAACAACGGCGACTTCTTCACCGACGTGATCGCGATCAACCGGTACAGCGGCATGCAGACCGGATTCAGCGACAGCGAGCTGGTGTTCCACAACGACCGCACCGCGCACTGGGCCCGCGCCGACTACATCGCGCTGCTCGGCATGCGGTGTCCCGAGGAGGAGGTCATCTACACGACCTTCGTCAGCGGCCGTTCCCTGCTGGCCTGTCTCACCGAGGAGCAGCAGGAGGCGCTGCGCAAGCCGGACTTCTACACGCCGTTCGACGTGTTCTCGCGGGACACCAACCTCCGCCAGCAGATCTCGGAGGACCACCCGATTCTGGAGAACGACCACAGCTTCCGCTACGTCGAGACGCACACCACCGTCACCCCCGGGGCCCCCGCGGCGGCCAAGGACGCGCTCATCGCGATGAAGAACGCGCTGTGGCGCGCCGACAAACAGCGGCACCGGCTGATGAGAGGCGACCTGCTGCTGTTCGCCAATCAGGACGGGCTGCACAGCAGGGACCGCATCGAGATCCTCGACGCCGACCGCGCGCGCACGCGGTGGCTGCTGAAGACGTACTCCTTCCGCGACCAGGAGGCCCGCGACAGGTACGCGGGCCGCTGGCTCGGCGGCGTCCCCGGCAGGATCGCCGACTGA
- a CDS encoding TIGR00730 family Rossman fold protein — protein MSETTMPPPVTPGTPAARKLSICVFCGARPGLSPLGPPVAEAVGAALGLRGHRLVYGAGGVGLMGSLARGALRAGAEVTGIIPPSLLEIERPLLEPGQRLVVTEDMFERKRLMIDQADAFIALPGGYGTLDEILEVVSLSYLGECPKPITLLNVDGIFDNLFALFADIHRRGFTRGGPPLFHVSATVDEALDHIESRLAAGMLGAA, from the coding sequence ATGAGCGAGACGACCATGCCGCCTCCCGTCACTCCGGGGACGCCTGCGGCCAGGAAGCTGTCCATCTGCGTGTTCTGCGGCGCGCGTCCCGGCCTGTCGCCGCTCGGACCGCCGGTCGCCGAGGCGGTCGGCGCCGCGCTCGGACTGCGGGGCCACCGCCTGGTGTACGGCGCCGGTGGGGTCGGCCTGATGGGTTCGCTGGCCCGAGGCGCGCTGCGCGCGGGAGCGGAGGTGACGGGGATCATCCCCCCGTCCCTGCTGGAGATCGAGCGGCCGTTGCTGGAACCCGGCCAGCGGCTCGTCGTGACCGAGGACATGTTCGAGCGCAAACGCCTGATGATCGACCAGGCGGACGCCTTCATCGCGCTCCCCGGCGGCTACGGCACCCTGGACGAGATACTCGAAGTGGTGTCCCTGTCCTACCTGGGTGAATGCCCCAAACCCATCACGCTGCTCAACGTGGACGGGATCTTCGACAACCTGTTCGCGCTGTTCGCCGACATCCACCGCCGCGGCTTCACCCGCGGCGGCCCGCCGCTGTTCCACGTCTCCGCCACCGTGGACGAGGCACTCGACCACATCGAGTCACGCCTCGCCGCCGGCATGCTCGGCGCGGCCTGA
- a CDS encoding LeuA family protein, protein MKKRRVFVHDTSLRDGEQAPGNSMDPRQKLALALALEAVGVDAIETGFPASSPAEAEATRLISRHLTTARFVTFCRAVRRDVDIAVAAGGTRNHQVQVLATASELHIERKRGITPEEAIAEVADTVRHAVSLGVESVSLGLEDASRGSDELLRALVRAAVAEGATCVGAADTTGCMTPDEYRALTEKMRVWAPPPVQLFTHCHEDFGLSLANTVAGLQGGADGVQTTIGGIGERAGNTAMEELVALLHYKGDRYGLYTDVDPGGMYAIYTQLRQVIGMAQPRNKAIFGEFAFGTAAGMHQQGMLRDPSTYEFVEPALFGRERSMLIARHSGRAVLRHILSRIGVEVSDDKLEELYRRHITERPGADCEDITVLERRLAAELVPVGARTH, encoded by the coding sequence ATGAAAAAGCGGCGGGTGTTCGTTCATGACACGAGCCTGCGTGACGGTGAGCAGGCGCCGGGGAACTCCATGGACCCGAGGCAGAAGCTCGCTTTGGCGCTGGCCCTGGAGGCCGTCGGCGTCGACGCCATCGAGACGGGCTTCCCGGCCTCGTCACCCGCTGAGGCCGAGGCCACGCGGCTCATCTCCCGGCACCTGACCACAGCCCGTTTCGTCACGTTCTGCCGGGCCGTGCGTAGGGACGTGGACATCGCGGTGGCGGCCGGCGGCACCCGCAATCACCAGGTGCAGGTACTGGCCACCGCCAGTGAGCTGCACATCGAGCGCAAGCGCGGCATCACCCCCGAGGAGGCGATCGCCGAGGTCGCCGATACCGTGCGGCACGCCGTCTCGCTCGGCGTCGAGTCGGTGTCCCTCGGCCTCGAGGACGCCTCACGCGGCAGTGACGAGTTGCTGCGCGCGCTGGTCCGCGCCGCCGTCGCCGAAGGCGCCACGTGTGTCGGGGCCGCCGACACCACCGGGTGCATGACGCCGGACGAGTACCGCGCGCTCACCGAGAAGATGCGGGTCTGGGCCCCGCCGCCTGTGCAGCTGTTCACCCACTGCCACGAGGACTTCGGGCTGTCGCTGGCCAACACCGTGGCCGGCCTGCAAGGCGGCGCCGACGGTGTGCAGACCACGATCGGCGGCATCGGCGAGCGCGCCGGGAACACCGCCATGGAGGAACTGGTGGCCCTGCTGCACTACAAGGGTGACCGGTACGGCCTCTACACCGATGTCGACCCCGGCGGCATGTACGCCATCTACACGCAGTTGCGGCAGGTCATCGGCATGGCGCAGCCACGCAACAAGGCCATTTTCGGGGAGTTCGCGTTCGGCACCGCCGCCGGCATGCACCAGCAGGGCATGCTGCGCGACCCGAGCACCTACGAGTTCGTCGAACCCGCGCTGTTCGGCCGCGAGCGCTCCATGCTCATCGCCAGGCACTCCGGCCGCGCCGTGCTGCGCCACATCCTGTCCCGCATCGGGGTCGAGGTGAGCGACGACAAGCTGGAGGAGCTGTACCGCAGGCACATCACCGAGCGGCCGGGAGCCGACTGCGAGGACATCACGGTGCTGGAGCGCCGCCTCGCCGCCGAGCTCGTCCCGGTCGGCGCGCGGACGCACTGA
- a CDS encoding glutamate synthase-related protein, whose amino-acid sequence MNSPLRAPGLPEAAIRARARNGMACAFPPVEDYGRAVFGGTSPASADALDTIRLLPPVFMDERLEKLIELGREPLYSDVSMACDIGGLRSALPLFVSAFGSTHAARGDLALAVGRQAGRLGIPMVLGENVVPVVGYGRMERDAAPRSLLARIRAYADEAADGLGGVVVQQSTEDADAEVWNLVYTDPSARPLLESGRLAFELKVGQGAKPGLGGMTVVPQDAAAALREQFALDRAFGELYLRSASPGTYTEEILRQQVHLMRNNFPRARIWVKLHPGRDVAHAATVAWEAGSDSVTVDGAEGGTGWAPAAFLDHVGLPLADCLRAVGRRRDCLLVSGRMWEGTRAVKCLALGARAVGLGRAALLAADEDPESGLLRLVECLTLEMRLLISALGKYDPAALRGEDIGEPMSVEGEMYDRPLRG is encoded by the coding sequence ATGAATTCCCCTCTGCGTGCCCCAGGTCTGCCCGAGGCCGCCATACGCGCACGGGCCAGGAACGGCATGGCGTGCGCCTTCCCGCCTGTCGAGGACTACGGCCGCGCCGTCTTCGGCGGCACCTCCCCCGCGTCCGCCGACGCGCTGGACACGATACGGCTGCTTCCGCCGGTCTTCATGGACGAGCGACTGGAGAAGCTCATCGAGCTCGGCAGGGAGCCGCTGTACAGCGACGTCTCCATGGCCTGCGACATCGGAGGGCTGCGGTCGGCGCTGCCGCTCTTCGTCTCGGCGTTCGGCTCCACGCACGCCGCGCGCGGCGACCTCGCGCTCGCGGTGGGACGGCAGGCCGGCCGGCTCGGCATCCCCATGGTGCTCGGCGAGAACGTCGTGCCGGTCGTCGGGTACGGCCGCATGGAACGCGACGCCGCGCCGCGGTCGCTGCTCGCGCGGATCCGCGCGTACGCCGATGAGGCCGCCGATGGTCTCGGCGGGGTCGTCGTGCAGCAGAGCACCGAGGACGCCGACGCCGAGGTGTGGAACCTCGTGTACACCGACCCCTCGGCGCGGCCCCTGCTGGAGAGCGGCCGGCTGGCGTTCGAGCTCAAGGTCGGCCAGGGGGCCAAGCCGGGGCTCGGCGGCATGACCGTGGTGCCGCAGGACGCCGCGGCGGCCCTGCGTGAGCAGTTCGCGCTGGACCGCGCGTTCGGCGAGCTGTACCTGCGCAGCGCCAGCCCCGGCACGTACACCGAGGAGATCCTGCGCCAGCAGGTGCACCTCATGCGCAACAACTTCCCGAGGGCCAGGATCTGGGTGAAGCTGCACCCCGGCAGGGACGTCGCGCACGCCGCGACCGTGGCGTGGGAGGCCGGGAGCGACTCGGTCACCGTGGACGGCGCGGAAGGCGGCACCGGCTGGGCTCCCGCCGCGTTCCTCGACCACGTCGGCCTGCCGCTGGCGGACTGCCTGCGGGCCGTCGGCCGCCGCCGTGACTGCCTGCTGGTCAGCGGCCGCATGTGGGAGGGCACCAGAGCCGTCAAGTGCCTCGCTCTCGGCGCGCGCGCCGTCGGCCTCGGCCGCGCGGCCCTGCTCGCCGCCGACGAGGACCCCGAGTCCGGCCTGCTGAGGCTGGTCGAGTGCCTGACGCTCGAGATGCGGCTCCTCATCAGCGCTCTCGGCAAGTACGACCCCGCGGCTCTGCGTGGCGAGGACATCGGCGAGCCCATGAGCGTGGAAGGAGAGATGTATGACCGGCCCCTTCGAGGATGA
- a CDS encoding non-ribosomal peptide synthetase → MTGPFEDDGAAFPRGGLRPLPEMLAERAGDERPAIVCGDEVLTYARTEARVNRLANFLRARGVRRGDLVGVLLERGTALPVALLAVLKAGAAYVPLNPRDPGPRIGLILEDARPAVVLTEGPPRGLPPGMPWLDVADPAIGAMPATPPEARVTLGDLAYVIFTSGSTGRPKGVAVPHGALVNFLVSMAARPGMPAFGVLVAVTTPSFDIAALELFLPLTTGGTVVVADSATTVDGARLRALLARSGATHMQATPATWRLLRGAPELAGLTALVGGEAVTPDVAGFLLGGGATVWNMYGPTETTIWSTVRPLGPGDLGRSGPMPIGRPIRDTTCHVLDGSGLPVPDGEPGELYIGGGGLARGYHGRAGLTASRFVPDPFGPPGARLYRTGDLARFLPCGDLEYLGRTDHQVKIRGHRVETGEIEAHLAAHPSVDQAVVTAHDFGPADRRLVAYVTPATVRTGDTTSGETASSRTDTGADPDPALLRTHLAERLPAYMVPGIYLVLPEFPLTPNRKVDRKALPEPVFPAASPEEEPLDARAQVLTAVVAEVLGVAAVAAGDNFIGRGGDSVSALTVVRRAREAGLNLTAEDVLAGDDFAATARRALPVDDDPAGEAAAVPLVSLSQAELDEIESLL, encoded by the coding sequence ATGACCGGCCCCTTCGAGGATGACGGCGCCGCCTTCCCGCGCGGAGGGCTGCGGCCCCTCCCCGAGATGCTCGCGGAGCGCGCAGGCGACGAGCGGCCGGCGATCGTGTGCGGGGACGAGGTGCTGACGTACGCGCGGACCGAGGCACGGGTCAACAGGCTGGCGAACTTCCTGCGTGCGCGCGGCGTACGGCGCGGTGACCTCGTCGGGGTGCTGCTGGAACGAGGGACGGCGCTGCCGGTCGCGTTGCTCGCGGTGCTGAAGGCCGGTGCGGCGTACGTGCCGCTGAACCCCCGGGACCCAGGGCCGCGGATCGGGCTGATCCTGGAGGACGCGCGGCCCGCGGTCGTGCTGACCGAAGGGCCGCCGCGCGGGCTGCCACCGGGGATGCCGTGGCTGGACGTCGCCGACCCGGCGATCGGCGCGATGCCTGCCACGCCTCCCGAGGCGCGGGTGACGCTCGGGGACCTCGCGTATGTGATCTTCACGAGCGGGTCCACCGGCCGGCCGAAGGGGGTCGCGGTGCCGCACGGCGCGCTGGTCAACTTCCTGGTGTCCATGGCCGCGCGGCCGGGAATGCCGGCCTTCGGCGTGCTGGTCGCGGTGACCACGCCTTCGTTCGACATCGCGGCGCTTGAGCTCTTCCTTCCGCTGACCACCGGCGGGACGGTGGTGGTCGCGGACTCGGCCACCACCGTGGACGGCGCGCGGCTGCGCGCGCTGCTGGCGCGCTCGGGTGCCACGCACATGCAGGCCACCCCCGCCACCTGGCGGCTGCTGCGCGGCGCACCCGAGCTGGCCGGGCTCACGGCCCTGGTCGGCGGGGAGGCGGTCACGCCGGACGTCGCCGGGTTCCTGCTCGGCGGCGGAGCGACGGTGTGGAACATGTACGGGCCGACGGAGACGACCATCTGGTCCACCGTACGTCCCCTCGGGCCCGGCGACCTCGGCCGCTCGGGGCCGATGCCGATCGGCCGGCCGATCCGCGACACCACCTGCCACGTCCTGGACGGCTCGGGCCTGCCGGTGCCGGACGGCGAGCCAGGTGAGCTGTACATCGGCGGCGGCGGTCTGGCCCGCGGCTACCACGGCCGGGCCGGCCTGACGGCGTCCCGCTTCGTCCCCGACCCCTTCGGCCCGCCAGGCGCGCGGCTGTACCGCACCGGCGACCTCGCGCGGTTCCTGCCGTGCGGCGACCTCGAGTACCTCGGCCGCACCGACCACCAGGTCAAGATCCGCGGCCACCGCGTCGAGACCGGCGAGATCGAGGCCCACCTCGCGGCCCACCCGTCGGTGGACCAGGCCGTCGTCACCGCGCACGACTTCGGCCCCGCCGACCGCAGACTGGTCGCCTACGTGACCCCCGCGACCGTCCGCACCGGCGACACGACCTCCGGCGAGACGGCGTCCTCGCGCACCGATACCGGCGCGGACCCGGACCCGGCGCTCCTTCGGACTCACCTCGCCGAGCGCCTCCCCGCCTACATGGTCCCCGGCATCTATCTGGTGCTTCCCGAGTTCCCCCTCACCCCGAACAGGAAGGTCGACAGGAAGGCGCTCCCCGAGCCCGTCTTCCCCGCGGCGTCCCCCGAGGAGGAGCCGCTCGACGCACGCGCACAGGTGCTCACCGCGGTGGTGGCCGAGGTGCTCGGGGTGGCCGCCGTCGCGGCGGGGGACAACTTCATCGGCCGCGGCGGGGACAGCGTGTCCGCGCTGACCGTCGTACGCAGGGCACGCGAGGCGGGGCTGAACCTGACCGCCGAGGACGTGCTCGCCGGCGACGACTTCGCCGCGACGGCGCGGCGCGCGCTCCCCGTCGACGACGATCCCGCCGGGGAGGCGGCGGCCGTGCCGCTGGTGTCCCTCAGCCAGGCGGAGCTCGACGAGATCGAATCCCTGCTGTGA